A window of the Isosphaera pallida ATCC 43644 genome harbors these coding sequences:
- a CDS encoding Spy/CpxP family protein refolding chaperone encodes MSRIVCRSLRLLVVALAAALFVAATAVPVLAQQRKGQGGGGFGQPPGGGMMGMMGGGADLMTLASNEVVVKELGLKEDQVKAVRELAAAYRQASMAGFDRDALFNATPEERREMMAAMREKAAKLEEEYRPKLEKAVGAKAFERLEQIQIHMAGVQAFSMPRVEEALKITQAQREEARELMQTAMTEMREEMLSNPPADREEMMERMQAMQAKMTEKVLGILTDEQKAAFDKLKGEPVDVAKIRQAMVPRGRGRQID; translated from the coding sequence ATGTCGCGCATCGTATGTCGGTCTCTCAGACTTCTGGTCGTGGCGTTGGCTGCGGCGCTGTTCGTAGCCGCGACGGCCGTGCCTGTGTTGGCTCAACAACGCAAGGGCCAGGGCGGTGGTGGGTTTGGTCAACCTCCCGGCGGTGGCATGATGGGCATGATGGGCGGCGGGGCCGACCTCATGACCCTGGCTTCCAACGAGGTGGTCGTCAAAGAGCTTGGTCTGAAAGAGGACCAGGTTAAGGCGGTTCGGGAACTCGCCGCCGCCTATCGCCAGGCGTCGATGGCAGGGTTCGACCGCGACGCGTTGTTCAACGCCACTCCCGAGGAACGCCGCGAAATGATGGCCGCGATGCGCGAGAAGGCGGCCAAGCTGGAGGAGGAATACCGTCCCAAGCTGGAAAAGGCCGTAGGGGCCAAGGCCTTCGAACGTCTGGAACAAATCCAGATCCACATGGCGGGCGTTCAGGCGTTTTCAATGCCCCGCGTCGAAGAGGCGCTCAAGATCACCCAGGCTCAACGCGAAGAGGCCCGCGAGCTGATGCAAACCGCCATGACCGAGATGCGTGAGGAAATGCTGAGCAATCCGCCCGCCGACCGTGAAGAGATGATGGAGCGGATGCAGGCCATGCAAGCCAAGATGACGGAGAAGGTCTTGGGAATCTTGACCGACGAGCAAAAAGCCGCTTTCGACAAGCTCAAGGGCGAGCCGGTAGACGTGGCCAAGATCCGCCAGGCGATGGTTCCGAGAGGTCGTGGTCGTCAAATCGACTAA
- a CDS encoding esterase/lipase family protein: MFPRLDAPLVLAHGLCGFRRLGFGPIALTDYFRALPSLMRAAGNTVVLPKVHPTGCIERRAAKLARDLERMLPDDQPFHVIGHSMGGLDARELLIQPRWRKRFLSLTCIATPHLGTTLADLGLHKLGVIHRAVTAVGWDAGGFQAITRDQAARFHDCHPLPNDLPCFSIPADPPEQDVLFWLKPWYRILMETDGPNDGLVPAQSAAAFGTILPAWPIDHLRQMNWYTGRLGHSRLSRQVLSHYIHLLHHLANLSQSRPAEPVEVVPELEEAVLGQPLVTQPLTV, encoded by the coding sequence GTGTTTCCGCGACTTGACGCCCCGCTGGTGCTAGCCCACGGTCTTTGCGGGTTCCGCCGCCTGGGATTCGGGCCGATCGCTCTGACCGACTACTTCCGCGCCCTGCCGAGCTTGATGCGCGCAGCGGGCAATACGGTCGTTTTGCCCAAGGTCCACCCCACCGGGTGTATTGAACGTCGCGCTGCCAAACTCGCGCGCGACCTAGAACGGATGCTGCCGGACGATCAACCGTTCCACGTCATCGGCCACAGCATGGGGGGCCTCGACGCCCGCGAGTTGCTCATCCAACCCCGTTGGCGCAAGCGGTTTTTGAGCCTGACCTGCATCGCCACGCCTCACCTCGGCACTACCCTGGCCGATCTGGGTCTACACAAGCTGGGTGTGATCCACCGCGCGGTGACCGCCGTGGGCTGGGATGCGGGCGGCTTTCAAGCCATCACCCGCGACCAGGCCGCCCGGTTTCACGACTGTCACCCCCTCCCAAACGACCTGCCCTGCTTCAGCATCCCCGCCGACCCGCCCGAACAGGACGTGCTGTTCTGGCTCAAACCGTGGTACCGCATCCTCATGGAGACGGATGGACCCAACGACGGTTTGGTACCCGCCCAAAGCGCTGCGGCCTTCGGCACCATTCTACCTGCTTGGCCGATCGACCATCTCCGCCAAATGAATTGGTACACCGGACGCCTTGGCCACAGCCGTTTGAGCCGACAGGTCTTGAGCCATTACATTCATCTACTTCATCATCTCGCCAACCTGAGTCAATCGCGGCCCGCCGAGCCCGTCGAGGTCGTTCCCGAACTCGAAGAGGCCGTCCTCGGCCAACCGCTCGTCACCCAACCGCTGACCGTGTAA
- a CDS encoding sugar porter family MFS transporter, which produces MTTESDTTPGPSTPIVSALTPTLIRGTVVAALGGLLFGFDTAVISGTTAALRAEYGLGDFTLGFTVASALIGTILGSLTAGVPADRFGRRPTLVGIAALYLVSAIGCAAAWDWISLVTFRFLGGLGVGGASVVAPLYIAEIAPARWRGRLVAVTQFQIVAGILLAFLSNYVIALSVDQAIAWRWMFGVEAVPALAFLLLMGFTPESPRWLVGRGRDDQALAVLMALGTPRRDAPAKLKIIRDSFQPSRDDQITVFWSERHRAPILLAGAIAAFNQFSGINAVMYYAPDIFRMAGAGDNAALLQAVAIGGLNLVFTLAAMSVIDRLGRRKLMLIGSIGYILSLTITAAAFFSFGSASEFTPTGSAVVLGGLLLFIASHAFGQGAVIWVFIGEIFPNTVRAYGQAWGSFVHWSMAALISWTFPMIAGVSGGYAFAFYAVMMVGQLIWVIRIMPETRGVPLEEMERLLHTSKS; this is translated from the coding sequence ATGACAACCGAATCGGACACGACGCCAGGCCCTTCCACACCAATCGTCTCGGCGTTGACCCCCACCTTGATCCGGGGAACGGTGGTCGCGGCGCTAGGGGGACTGCTGTTCGGCTTCGACACGGCGGTGATCTCGGGAACGACCGCCGCGTTGCGGGCCGAGTATGGCTTGGGCGACTTCACGTTGGGATTCACCGTCGCCAGCGCGTTGATTGGCACGATTTTAGGGTCGCTGACAGCGGGCGTTCCCGCTGACCGTTTTGGTCGCCGCCCCACCTTGGTGGGCATCGCGGCGTTGTATTTGGTTTCGGCGATTGGCTGCGCGGCGGCGTGGGATTGGATCTCGTTAGTGACGTTTCGATTCCTAGGCGGCCTGGGCGTGGGCGGAGCCTCGGTGGTCGCGCCGTTGTACATCGCCGAGATCGCCCCGGCCCGCTGGCGGGGACGCCTAGTGGCCGTGACCCAGTTTCAGATCGTCGCGGGCATCCTGTTGGCATTCTTGTCCAATTATGTGATCGCGCTGAGCGTGGACCAGGCGATCGCCTGGCGATGGATGTTCGGCGTCGAGGCCGTTCCCGCCCTGGCGTTTCTGCTTTTGATGGGATTCACTCCGGAAAGTCCCCGTTGGCTGGTGGGCCGGGGGCGGGATGATCAGGCCCTCGCGGTCCTCATGGCGCTGGGCACCCCACGCCGGGACGCTCCCGCCAAACTCAAGATCATCCGCGACTCGTTCCAGCCAAGCCGCGACGACCAGATAACCGTTTTTTGGAGCGAGCGTCACCGCGCGCCGATCCTGCTGGCCGGGGCAATCGCGGCGTTCAACCAATTCTCGGGCATCAACGCCGTGATGTATTACGCCCCCGACATCTTCCGCATGGCCGGAGCCGGCGACAACGCCGCGCTTCTTCAAGCCGTGGCGATCGGCGGCCTCAACCTGGTCTTCACGTTGGCGGCTATGAGCGTCATCGACCGTCTTGGCCGCCGCAAGCTGATGCTGATCGGTTCGATTGGCTATATTCTCAGTTTGACTATCACGGCGGCGGCTTTTTTCAGCTTCGGCTCGGCCAGCGAGTTCACCCCAACTGGAAGCGCAGTGGTTTTGGGCGGCTTGCTACTGTTCATCGCCTCCCACGCCTTCGGCCAAGGCGCGGTCATCTGGGTCTTCATCGGCGAAATCTTCCCCAACACCGTTCGCGCCTACGGACAAGCGTGGGGAAGTTTCGTCCATTGGTCGATGGCCGCCTTGATTTCGTGGACCTTCCCGATGATCGCTGGGGTCTCGGGCGGCTATGCCTTCGCGTTCTACGCGGTGATGATGGTGGGTCAACTGATTTGGGTGATTCGCATCATGCCCGAGACACGCGGCGTGCCTCTGGAGGAGATGGAACGTCTCCTCCACACCTCCAAATCCTGA